One Methanolobus sp. WCC4 DNA segment encodes these proteins:
- a CDS encoding ATP-binding protein, with the protein MSYSLDAGVSKQQYILGGDDEEVLLYMGRYLARDRSSGSHVSLDANRPHAIFIAGKRGYGKSYTMAVLMEELMLLPDEVRMGVASVVIDTMGIFWTLAKDNGMQSSLIDEWGMETKGFDVDVFVPAGSLKGYEERHIDVSPLSVPISQIDSYEWCRLFDVDAVSPPGVLIIRIIDELKKEPSFSFDDIIDSIMEDERSDLVTKGAVENHFRTASSWGVFAERGEGIESIVKGGSTSVIDVSTIRNEAVRSALLSSIARNIYHLRLEARRSYERTMMGDKDVEKGIPMVWMFIDEAQQFLPAEGRTLASDILLNEWLKQGRQPGLSLVLATQRPSSIHPDVLSQSDIVICHRLTSRDDIDVLESVRPTYMMDSFSEPLMNMGSEKGAALVVDDNTEAHHIIRVRPRLSWHGGDDPSIIS; encoded by the coding sequence ATGTCCTACTCATTAGATGCAGGTGTTTCAAAACAGCAGTACATCCTTGGTGGGGATGATGAGGAAGTCCTTCTCTATATGGGGAGATATCTTGCACGCGACCGTTCTTCAGGCTCCCATGTGTCCCTTGATGCGAACAGGCCACATGCAATATTCATTGCAGGTAAGAGGGGGTATGGAAAGTCCTATACAATGGCTGTCCTCATGGAGGAGCTGATGCTGCTTCCTGATGAGGTAAGAATGGGTGTTGCTTCTGTTGTTATTGATACCATGGGTATCTTCTGGACGCTTGCTAAAGACAATGGGATGCAGAGTTCCCTCATAGATGAGTGGGGAATGGAAACAAAAGGATTCGATGTCGATGTCTTCGTACCCGCAGGAAGCCTGAAAGGTTATGAGGAAAGGCATATAGATGTCAGCCCGCTGTCGGTCCCGATATCTCAGATAGACAGTTATGAGTGGTGCAGGCTTTTCGATGTAGATGCGGTTTCCCCTCCGGGTGTGCTTATCATCAGGATCATAGATGAACTGAAAAAAGAACCATCATTCTCTTTTGATGACATCATCGATTCGATAATGGAGGATGAGCGTTCGGACCTGGTTACAAAAGGTGCTGTGGAGAATCATTTTCGAACAGCTTCATCATGGGGTGTTTTTGCTGAAAGAGGTGAGGGTATAGAGTCTATCGTCAAAGGAGGCTCAACATCTGTCATTGATGTGAGTACTATTAGGAACGAGGCTGTAAGGTCCGCACTTCTGAGTTCCATTGCCAGGAATATCTATCATCTCAGACTTGAAGCAAGGCGTTCCTATGAACGGACCATGATGGGCGATAAAGATGTTGAAAAAGGGATTCCTATGGTCTGGATGTTCATCGATGAGGCCCAGCAGTTCCTGCCGGCTGAGGGGAGAACACTTGCATCGGATATACTTTTGAACGAGTGGCTGAAGCAGGGAAGACAACCCGGTCTGTCACTGGTACTTGCAACGCAGCGTCCTTCATCCATCCATCCTGATGTTCTCTCACAGTCCGACATAGTGATATGTCATCGTCTCACATCCCGGGATGATATCGATGTTCTTGAATCTGTCAGGCCGACCTATATGATGGATAGTTTTTCAGAGCCTCTAATGAATATGGGTTCTGAGAAAGGGGCAGCACTGGTTGTTGATGATAATACTGAAGCTCATCATATTATCAGGGTCAGGCCACGTCTTAGCTGGCATGGTGGGGACGACCCTTCGATCATTTCATAA
- a CDS encoding NAD(P)/FAD-dependent oxidoreductase, producing MSDTTEYDVVIVGAGPAGLFAAYGLSDRGLKVLVVDAGKDIDKRHCPMSSVLSCRHCAPCSILCGVGGSGAYSDGTLNLRPDIGGDLSELTGDDAEAWALVDYVDDIYLKYGAPQKVYSATGRDAEMLKRRAASAGARFIDIKQRHIGSDNSTALIANMKNDLVSRGIEFLLDSKVEDIILEDGVCKGILFDSKDLRAEYTLLAPGRVGYEWMNDLVNRHSISYSYSGVDIGVRVEVPSIIMDPVTGINHDPKFHIYTRKYDDFVRTFCTNEHGFVVKEEYEGFVATNGHSMHSRVSENTNFAFLVHVELTHPMENTIKYGRSVAKLATTIGGGKPVVQRLGDLKRGRRSTADRISRNAVVNTLKDVTPGDISMALPHRMVMDIIEGLEVLSMIIPGVDSDSTLLYAPEVKFYSLKIDVDRTMQTNIPALFVAGDGAGLSRDLVNSSATGILAAKGILSHIDKK from the coding sequence ATTTCTGACACAACAGAATATGATGTTGTTATCGTGGGTGCCGGTCCAGCCGGACTTTTTGCAGCCTATGGGCTTTCAGATCGGGGTTTGAAGGTACTTGTTGTTGATGCGGGCAAGGATATAGACAAAAGGCATTGTCCGATGTCCTCGGTACTGTCTTGTCGCCACTGTGCCCCATGTTCCATTCTTTGTGGTGTTGGGGGCTCTGGAGCCTATTCTGATGGGACATTGAACCTCAGACCTGATATCGGCGGGGACCTGTCAGAGCTCACGGGTGATGATGCGGAAGCATGGGCGCTTGTAGACTATGTGGATGATATCTACCTGAAGTATGGTGCGCCACAGAAGGTCTATTCTGCCACTGGCAGGGACGCCGAGATGTTGAAGCGCAGGGCAGCCTCTGCAGGAGCGAGGTTCATAGACATAAAACAACGTCACATCGGTTCGGATAATTCCACTGCTCTGATCGCAAATATGAAGAATGACCTTGTTTCAAGAGGAATTGAATTCCTCCTTGATTCAAAGGTAGAGGACATCATTTTGGAGGATGGGGTATGTAAGGGCATCCTCTTTGACAGCAAAGACCTCCGTGCAGAGTATACGTTGCTTGCTCCCGGAAGGGTGGGTTATGAATGGATGAACGATCTTGTCAACAGGCACTCGATAAGTTACTCGTACAGTGGGGTGGACATCGGTGTGCGTGTGGAAGTGCCTTCCATTATAATGGATCCTGTAACAGGGATCAATCATGATCCTAAATTCCACATCTATACACGAAAATACGATGATTTTGTGAGGACATTCTGTACCAACGAGCACGGTTTTGTGGTCAAGGAGGAATACGAGGGTTTTGTTGCGACAAATGGTCATTCCATGCACAGCAGGGTCTCGGAGAATACCAATTTTGCTTTCCTTGTGCATGTGGAGCTGACACATCCAATGGAGAACACCATAAAATATGGAAGGTCTGTGGCAAAGCTCGCCACCACCATAGGTGGAGGGAAGCCTGTGGTCCAGAGACTTGGTGACCTGAAACGGGGCCGAAGGTCCACAGCTGACCGCATCTCCCGAAATGCAGTTGTCAATACTCTGAAGGATGTAACCCCGGGGGACATATCCATGGCCCTCCCTCACAGGATGGTAATGGATATCATAGAAGGTCTGGAAGTTCTGAGCATGATCATCCCGGGTGTAGATTCGGATTCCACTCTTCTCTACGCGCCTGAGGTGAAGTTCTACTCACTGAAAATAGATGTTGACCGAACCATGCAAACGAATATACCTGCTCTTTTTGTTGCAGGCGACGGTGCTGGTCTTTCACGGGACCTTGTTAATTCATCGGCAACCGGCATACTGGCTGCTAAAGGTATATTGTCACACATTGATAAGAAGTAA
- a CDS encoding formate--phosphoribosylaminoimidazolecarboxamide ligase codes for MITKERIMEIVENYDLNDLSIATVCSHSSLQIFYGARKEGFRTIGICVKEPPRFYDAFPLAKPDEFIVVDSYKEISNVLDQLTAKNAIVIPHGSFVEYMGAEAFANLAIPTFGNRAVLEWESDREMERVWLEGAGLEMPKVVKPEEIDGPVMVKYHGAKGGRGFFVAKNYEEFKEHVDPNEKFTVQEFIVGTRYYLHFFYSPLREEGYKLSNGILEMLSMDRRVESNADEIFRLGSPKELEEADIIPSYVVTGNVPLVARESLLPKIFSLGEKVVEQSLELFDGMIGPFCLETVVTDKLEIKVFEISARIVAGTNIYLAGSPYSDLVEPDLSTGKRIAQEIKLASRTGQLDKILS; via the coding sequence ATGATAACTAAAGAACGAATAATGGAAATTGTTGAGAACTACGACCTTAATGATCTGAGCATTGCCACTGTTTGTTCTCACTCAAGCCTTCAGATATTCTACGGCGCAAGGAAGGAAGGCTTCAGGACCATAGGTATCTGTGTGAAGGAACCACCAAGATTCTATGATGCTTTCCCGCTTGCAAAACCGGACGAGTTCATAGTTGTTGACAGTTACAAGGAGATATCCAACGTCCTTGATCAGCTCACGGCAAAGAACGCTATCGTCATCCCCCACGGTTCCTTTGTGGAATACATGGGTGCTGAGGCATTTGCAAACCTTGCCATCCCTACTTTCGGGAACCGTGCTGTCCTTGAATGGGAGTCCGACAGGGAGATGGAGCGCGTATGGCTGGAGGGCGCGGGACTTGAGATGCCAAAGGTCGTCAAACCGGAGGAGATAGATGGCCCTGTCATGGTCAAGTACCACGGTGCAAAAGGTGGCCGCGGTTTCTTTGTTGCCAAGAACTATGAGGAGTTCAAGGAGCATGTCGACCCTAATGAGAAGTTCACTGTTCAGGAATTCATCGTAGGTACAAGGTATTATCTCCATTTCTTCTATTCACCACTGAGGGAGGAAGGTTACAAGCTCAGCAATGGTATCCTTGAGATGCTCAGTATGGACCGCAGGGTTGAGTCCAATGCAGATGAGATCTTCAGGCTCGGTTCCCCAAAGGAGCTTGAAGAGGCGGATATCATTCCATCCTATGTTGTAACCGGAAATGTCCCTCTCGTTGCAAGGGAGTCCCTTTTGCCAAAGATATTCTCTCTTGGAGAAAAGGTAGTTGAGCAGTCCCTTGAACTGTTCGATGGTATGATCGGTCCTTTCTGTCTTGAGACAGTGGTCACCGACAAGCTTGAGATCAAGGTCTTTGAGATATCCGCGCGTATCGTTGCAGGTACCAATATCTACCTTGCAGGATCTCCATATTCCGATCTTGTCGAGCCAGACCTTTCCACAGGCAAGAGGATCGCACAGGAAATAAAGCTTGCAAGTAGAACAGGTCAACTGGATAAAATTTTATCTTAA
- a CDS encoding helix-turn-helix domain-containing protein codes for MGDNEESTNSDKVLIVPLSEDSKRITQVLSNEKAMKMLDILADRPMSASDVAEQLELPLTTVKYNLDGLVEADLIKVKETKWSKKGRQIKIYEPVQKFIVVAPGSTKDDRSSIISMLKKYLGLVAGAVFAATGLEALTRSFSMGAAPAMSQEASTSPVPGEEPMAFMAKDVAEEDIVADELVVNEEMPEETALEIETDAESTEMTDIATDDSVDVPIEEEMPVEEAMEYEVPAEEMSADGIPGVDEVSPEMVASSAPNGSEAGAGLMRDGMANVTGNQKETLPVTQAFTDNMTAVAEPAGSIFRDGLLSHISVWFFFGCLFIITLLFVREMYYRKKNI; via the coding sequence ATGGGAGATAACGAAGAAAGTACCAACTCCGACAAGGTCCTCATTGTCCCGCTCAGTGAGGACTCGAAGCGAATCACCCAGGTACTTTCAAATGAAAAAGCAATGAAGATGCTTGATATCCTTGCAGACAGGCCTATGTCCGCCAGCGATGTCGCTGAACAGCTCGAACTTCCACTTACAACTGTCAAATACAACCTCGACGGACTTGTCGAAGCGGACCTCATCAAAGTTAAAGAGACAAAGTGGAGCAAAAAGGGAAGGCAGATCAAGATATACGAACCTGTCCAGAAATTCATCGTCGTTGCTCCGGGGAGTACAAAGGACGACAGGTCATCCATCATAAGCATGCTGAAGAAGTATCTGGGACTTGTTGCAGGCGCGGTCTTTGCCGCAACCGGGCTGGAAGCCCTCACAAGAAGTTTTAGTATGGGTGCCGCACCTGCGATGTCACAGGAAGCTTCAACTTCCCCTGTTCCTGGAGAAGAGCCCATGGCTTTTATGGCCAAAGATGTTGCTGAAGAAGATATTGTGGCAGATGAACTCGTTGTGAACGAGGAGATGCCCGAAGAAACAGCACTGGAAATTGAGACAGATGCTGAAAGCACAGAAATGACAGACATAGCAACAGATGACAGCGTGGATGTTCCTATCGAAGAAGAGATGCCTGTTGAGGAAGCAATGGAATATGAAGTACCTGCTGAGGAGATGAGTGCTGATGGCATCCCCGGTGTCGACGAGGTAAGCCCGGAGATGGTAGCTTCCTCCGCACCCAATGGGAGTGAGGCCGGTGCCGGCCTTATGAGAGATGGGATGGCAAATGTCACCGGTAACCAGAAAGAGACCCTTCCTGTAACCCAGGCATTCACAGATAACATGACAGCAGTTGCTGAACCGGCAGGCAGCATCTTCAGGGACGGACTCCTGTCCCATATCAGCGTATGGTTCTTTTTCGGATGCCTATTCATCATAACCCTTCTGTTCGTGAGAGAAATGTATTATAGAAAAAAGAACATATGA
- the truA gene encoding tRNA pseudouridine(38-40) synthase TruA, with product MRVALKVAYVGTGYHGSQVQPDVATIEGELFNALTDLEIIDDPKSARFSSSGRTDAGVHAREQVVAFNTDKPNLAIPRVINSKLPNSIWAWAHAEVPDDFDPRRWAVSRKYRYIMSGEQYDISRIRAASKILVGEHDFANFCTKDEDKSSIRNVQRIDVRVSGTLTKIDIQANSFLWNMVRKIVTALTMVGSGVRDEEWLNQMLDPESYEEGLEPAAAYGLTLMEIEYPEPIDWCEDGYAIRRADENVHDYLVRHRVMAEVMESLVPREER from the coding sequence ATGAGAGTTGCTCTGAAAGTAGCATACGTAGGCACAGGCTACCATGGTTCCCAGGTACAGCCTGATGTTGCGACAATAGAAGGAGAATTGTTCAACGCACTCACAGACCTTGAGATCATCGATGATCCGAAGTCTGCCCGTTTTTCAAGTTCAGGACGTACCGATGCAGGAGTACATGCAAGGGAACAGGTGGTGGCATTCAATACCGACAAACCCAACCTTGCCATACCAAGGGTGATCAATTCCAAACTCCCGAATTCTATCTGGGCCTGGGCACACGCAGAGGTGCCTGATGATTTCGACCCAAGGAGATGGGCTGTCAGCCGCAAGTACAGATACATCATGAGCGGGGAACAATACGATATCTCCAGGATAAGGGCTGCTTCCAAGATCCTTGTGGGAGAACATGATTTTGCGAATTTCTGTACCAAGGACGAGGACAAAAGCTCGATCAGGAATGTTCAAAGGATAGATGTACGTGTCAGCGGCACACTCACAAAGATAGACATACAGGCCAACAGCTTCCTCTGGAACATGGTGAGAAAGATCGTCACAGCCCTTACAATGGTTGGAAGCGGGGTAAGGGACGAAGAATGGCTGAACCAGATGCTTGACCCCGAATCCTACGAAGAAGGCCTGGAACCTGCCGCAGCATACGGACTCACACTCATGGAGATCGAATATCCCGAACCCATTGACTGGTGCGAGGACGGCTATGCCATACGCAGGGCCGACGAGAACGTACATGACTACCTGGTGCGCCACAGGGTCATGGCAGAGGTTATGGAAAGTCTTGTTCCAAGAGAAGAAAGATAG
- a CDS encoding M48 family metallopeptidase, giving the protein MQCQASIKDMVIDYELIHRDIKNPRLEFRDGRLYLVVPHSHKDHEMVIHRHRRWIYNRFSRMQKLKEISRDVELVADRSLAQLKELVHSFVSKAEKELHVEPKKIGFRRMRTKWGSCSSKGNLNFNSYMRHLPEDMIEYIVFHEMVHLIELNHSQRFWNHIMKRYPEYKESESMLAAYWSLIHERYVAQSL; this is encoded by the coding sequence ATGCAGTGCCAGGCAAGCATAAAGGATATGGTCATAGACTATGAGCTTATCCACAGGGATATCAAGAACCCCAGACTTGAGTTCAGGGATGGAAGATTATACCTGGTAGTCCCACATTCCCACAAGGACCATGAGATGGTCATTCACAGGCATCGCAGATGGATCTATAACAGATTCTCCCGGATGCAGAAACTAAAGGAGATATCAAGGGACGTAGAACTTGTAGCTGACAGGTCCCTTGCACAACTAAAGGAACTGGTACACTCCTTTGTTTCAAAGGCGGAAAAGGAACTCCACGTAGAACCGAAGAAGATAGGGTTCCGCAGGATGAGAACAAAATGGGGAAGCTGTAGTTCAAAGGGCAACCTGAACTTCAACAGCTACATGAGACACCTGCCGGAGGATATGATAGAGTACATCGTATTTCATGAGATGGTCCATCTTATAGAACTCAATCACAGCCAGCGGTTCTGGAACCATATCATGAAACGTTACCCGGAATACAAGGAATCAGAGAGCATGCTTGCAGCATACTGGTCACTGATACATGAGCGATATGTTGCTCAATCCTTGTAG
- a CDS encoding TRM11 family methyltransferase, producing the protein MLYAFELSGEHAVLPCKEVFACLSMEGLEYREHASYDNCLVLDIEGEGIDEKLTFIAGRLAMSHHILKVVGICEVETDQIIGMCDRSDISSHLSEGQTYVVRAKRVHHHGDVKREFIEGRLGGSIYRKGFRADMKNPDVTFRFIMTDMAVLGSVVASIDRGAYEHRAPHRKPFFYPGVLMPRVARALVNISQVRDGDTLFDPFSGTAGILVEGGLVGAHVIGTEVRYKISHGARMNLDEYNADYSLLVGDACRVPLKSASVDAIVTDPPYGRSAAIRAESLHHLYTDSFAEMYRVLKQGKLAVVVSEMKVEEFAEKAGFTIADIFTQKVHKSLTRTFTVLYKD; encoded by the coding sequence ATGCTGTATGCTTTTGAGTTATCCGGGGAGCACGCTGTCCTGCCGTGCAAAGAGGTCTTCGCATGTCTTTCAATGGAAGGACTTGAGTACAGGGAGCATGCCTCCTATGACAATTGTCTTGTGCTTGATATTGAAGGCGAGGGTATCGATGAGAAACTCACTTTTATAGCAGGCAGGCTTGCAATGTCCCATCACATATTGAAAGTGGTGGGTATCTGTGAGGTCGAGACCGACCAGATAATCGGCATGTGTGACAGGTCCGATATATCATCTCATCTTTCAGAAGGACAGACATATGTTGTCCGCGCAAAGAGGGTGCATCACCATGGTGATGTCAAAAGGGAATTCATTGAAGGCAGACTTGGGGGTAGCATATATCGTAAGGGCTTCAGAGCGGACATGAAGAACCCTGATGTAACGTTCCGTTTCATAATGACCGACATGGCTGTGCTCGGCTCGGTCGTAGCATCAATTGACAGAGGCGCCTATGAACACAGGGCTCCGCACAGGAAACCATTCTTCTACCCCGGAGTGCTCATGCCCCGCGTAGCGAGGGCATTGGTGAACATCTCACAGGTAAGGGATGGAGATACCCTTTTCGATCCTTTCAGCGGTACTGCAGGTATTCTTGTGGAAGGCGGTCTTGTAGGTGCTCATGTGATCGGCACCGAGGTGCGCTATAAGATATCACATGGAGCCAGGATGAACCTTGATGAGTACAATGCCGACTATTCCCTTCTGGTAGGCGATGCCTGCCGTGTTCCTCTTAAGAGTGCATCAGTGGATGCGATCGTCACAGATCCGCCGTATGGTCGCTCGGCAGCTATCAGGGCAGAGTCATTGCATCATCTTTACACTGATTCCTTTGCAGAGATGTACCGTGTGCTCAAACAGGGTAAGCTTGCAGTGGTGGTCTCAGAGATGAAGGTGGAGGAATTCGCGGAGAAGGCAGGTTTTACAATAGCCGATATCTTCACCCAGAAGGTCCACAAGAGTCTTACAAGGACGTTCACGGTTCTCTACAAGGATTGA
- a CDS encoding DUF1805 domain-containing protein produces MQVEKIELENGSAMGLSFQMQNAPLLVIRADKGFVMCGYLDLDTAGILGDVAVRVKGVNTFDDVLKAQVVGATPDAIDLGIKVGMTGKEALELMF; encoded by the coding sequence ATGCAGGTCGAGAAGATAGAACTTGAGAACGGTTCGGCCATGGGTCTGAGCTTCCAGATGCAGAATGCTCCTCTGCTTGTTATCAGGGCGGACAAAGGTTTTGTGATGTGCGGTTATCTGGACCTTGATACTGCAGGCATCCTCGGGGATGTTGCTGTCAGGGTAAAAGGTGTCAACACATTCGATGACGTGCTCAAGGCACAGGTTGTAGGTGCTACTCCTGATGCCATCGACCTTGGTATCAAGGTGGGGATGACGGGGAAAGAAGCACTGGAACTGATGTTCTGA
- the map gene encoding type II methionyl aminopeptidase: MTDKVQKIEEIIGKYVTAGKILSQVRSEARDRIKVGVSLLEIAEFVENRAIELGADGSAFPCNISRNNEAAHATPLAGDTTVFGEDVIKLDIGVHVDGYIADSAITIDLSGDYKDLVKASEAGLEAAIDTVKSGVNTADIGAAIEDAIVSHGFKPVGNLTGHGLARYIPHAHPSIPNIRIGKGVDLKAGDFIAIEPFATDGAGRVVDGSLTEIFQFIGKKPVRLPAARVLMKELEQYSTLPFAKRWLKSPKLDFALMQLERAGIVHSYPVLKEAGGGMVSQAEHTVIVTKDGCEVTTR, translated from the coding sequence ATGACTGACAAAGTTCAGAAGATAGAAGAGATCATTGGCAAATATGTCACAGCAGGAAAGATACTCTCACAGGTAAGGAGTGAGGCAAGAGACAGGATAAAGGTAGGTGTCAGTCTGCTTGAGATCGCAGAGTTCGTGGAGAACAGGGCAATAGAGCTTGGGGCTGATGGCTCTGCTTTTCCGTGTAACATATCCCGTAATAACGAGGCAGCACACGCAACCCCGCTTGCAGGCGATACAACTGTATTTGGCGAGGATGTGATCAAACTCGATATTGGTGTCCATGTTGATGGGTACATTGCAGATTCTGCCATTACTATCGACCTTTCGGGTGACTACAAGGACCTCGTCAAAGCTTCTGAAGCAGGACTTGAGGCGGCTATCGATACAGTAAAAAGTGGAGTGAACACTGCAGATATCGGTGCTGCCATAGAGGATGCGATAGTTTCCCATGGTTTCAAGCCTGTGGGTAACCTCACCGGACATGGTCTTGCACGTTATATTCCTCATGCACACCCGAGTATCCCTAATATAAGGATTGGAAAGGGTGTTGACCTGAAGGCCGGTGACTTTATTGCCATAGAGCCTTTTGCCACGGATGGCGCTGGCAGGGTAGTGGACGGTTCTCTCACTGAGATCTTCCAGTTCATAGGCAAGAAGCCTGTACGTTTGCCTGCGGCAAGGGTCCTGATGAAGGAACTTGAACAATACAGTACTCTTCCGTTCGCAAAGAGGTGGCTCAAGAGCCCTAAGCTTGATTTTGCGCTTATGCAGCTTGAAAGGGCTGGCATCGTACATTCATACCCCGTTCTCAAAGAAGCAGGTGGTGGAATGGTCTCCCAGGCAGAGCATACGGTCATTGTCACAAAGGATGGATGCGAAGTCACTACCAGATGA